A region of the Bdellovibrio sp. ArHS genome:
CCCAGCTTCGCAAAGTTCTGATTAGGCCACGTGTAAATATCCTGCGGGAATTTCACCGCTAATGGGTAGGAAGGATCACACTCTCGCCCCACCAACTCGCCATTGATAAAGTTCGCGATACGACCGAAGAAAACGCCCAGAGGCCCAGTGACAGACACAAGATCAAAAAGATAAAGAGTATTCACACCATATTTTCGCGCATACAACATACAGGCGATGACGATTCCGATGATCCCACCGTGACTGGCCATGCCACCTTCGTTGACGGCAAGGACTCCCCAGAAAGGAAATTCGGGCTTGAACTTCCACAGCAGATCGATGCCGTAAAAGAACACGTATCCCAGGCGCCCGCCCACCAAAGTTCCAATCGCCGCGTAGGTGATAAAATCACCCACCATGTTTGGTGCCAGCCCCGAACGCTGTCTTTGCGCCAACCAACGAATCAACAAGTAAGCACAAATGAATCCCATCATGTAGGAAAGACCGTACCAACGGATGCCAAAATCACCGGAAATTCTTAACGCAAACGGGTCGAAATCATGAACCACAACGTATCCTTTTCTGAGACGTTAAAAATGTATCAACGTGGGAATATTTAGACGTTAGCTTATAAAAGCGGGAAAATAAGGGTATGTCTAGGTTTTCATCTTTGCTTCTACTGTGCATTATCGCCTTTTCAGGCATCTCCGAGGCGCAATCCAGATCTCGCTGGGGAAGTGGTATCGACTTCACACAACGAGCCGCGAATCGCGAAAAAAGCCGCTGGTCCCTGACCGAATGGTTGGAAATGAAGCAACGCAATCGCATGATGGATATGTGGCTTTCCATGAACTCGCCCTCGCCTTATGAGTTTATGCTGGGAGGTTCCTACAACTC
Encoded here:
- the lgt gene encoding prolipoprotein diacylglyceryl transferase — encoded protein: MVHDFDPFALRISGDFGIRWYGLSYMMGFICAYLLIRWLAQRQRSGLAPNMVGDFITYAAIGTLVGGRLGYVFFYGIDLLWKFKPEFPFWGVLAVNEGGMASHGGIIGIVIACMLYARKYGVNTLYLFDLVSVTGPLGVFFGRIANFINGELVGRECDPSYPLAVKFPQDIYTWPNQNFAKLGELTPVMEKIGVARDQWLELVEKYRFDGTAREQVYSLMTKAIDAIQNGNEAAKEAIAPLLTPRYPSQLFAAFGEGLLLFVLLFLLWRKPRKPGFIAACFIIFYAIVRIADEQFRMPDAHIGFQWLGLTRGQLLSIGMLILGFVMMFVWTRASSLTIPGWGRGQSIKLNRK